The following are encoded in a window of Primulina eburnea isolate SZY01 chromosome 4, ASM2296580v1, whole genome shotgun sequence genomic DNA:
- the LOC140830913 gene encoding uncharacterized protein: MGRAILTRVRNCLICSTNVQQIGAKNVVQIVTDSASANVLAGRHLEAQYPHLYWSPCAAHCLDLMLEDFFKLPHLKKVYERAMMVNGYIYNRPQVLNMMREFTRQKDMVRAGKTRFATAFLTLKRFQNHKASLRKMFTSEKWTTSRFAKEAPGKRASEVILMPSFWNTVVYAVKVGGPVVKVLRLVDGEKKPPMGYIYEAMDRAKEAIAASFDHKEDKYKEIFAIIDHRWTIQLHRPLHAAGHFLNPEFFYSDSNIENDNEVVTGLYKCIAKMCETDELQDKIMDQLPMYKRAEGLFLGCPWQSDKETKNHQIINILFLSYDN; the protein is encoded by the exons ATGGGTCGAGCTATTCTCACACGGGTGCGAAATTGTTTGATTTGTTCGACAAATGTGCAACAAATTGGGGCAAAGAATGTGGTTCAAATTGTTACTGATAGTGCAAGCGCAAATGTTTTAGCTG GACGTCATTTGGAAGCACAATATCCTCACTTATATTGGTCTCCATGTGCTGCTCATTGTTTAGATTTGATGCTTGAAGATTTTTTCAAACTTCCTCACTTGAAAAAGGTATATGAAAGGGCAATGATGGttaatggatatatatataacagGCCCCAAGTTTTAAACATGATGAGAGAATTCACGAGGCAGAaagatatggtcagagctggaaaAACTCGTTTTGCAACCGCTTTTTTGACTTTAAAGCGGTTTCAAAATCACAAAGCAAGTTTGAGAAAAATGTTTACATCTGAGAAATGGACCACTAGTAGATTTGCAAAGGAGGCACCAGGTAAGCGTGCATCAGAGGTTATATTAATGCCTTCATTTTGGAATACAGTCGTTTATGCTGTTAAAGTGGGTGGTCCTGTGGTGAAAGTTCTTCGATTAGTTGATGGGGAGAAAAAACCTCCAATGGGCTACATTTATGAGGCAATGGATCGGGCTAAAGAAGCTATTGCTGCTTCATTTGATCACAAAGAGGATAAATATAAAGAGATTTTTGCTATAATTGATCATAGGTGGACGATACAACTCCATCGACCTTTACATGCTGCTGGGCATTTCTTAAACCCGGAGTTCTTCTACTCGGATTCTAATATAGAAAATGATAATGAAGTTGTGACGGGTTTGTATAAATGTATCGCTAAGATGTGTGAAACCGATGAGCTACAGGATAAGATCATGGACCAATTGCCAATGTACAAAAGGGCTGAAGGACTTTTTTTGGGATGCCCATGGCAGTCAGACAAAGAAACAAAAAATCACCAgataatcaatattttatttttatcatatGATAATTGA